Proteins encoded within one genomic window of Arachis ipaensis cultivar K30076 chromosome B08, Araip1.1, whole genome shotgun sequence:
- the LOC107611060 gene encoding uncharacterized protein LOC107611060 → MIGKEAEPREMHAAEKLKEQKAQEETGSTMLHAPMVAKEPEMPPYMACLKSILSEKTGLKGDKTVVLTKECSALVQKRLPTKMPDPESFLIPCTIGTITFEKVLCDLGSSINMIPLSVMKKLGIQEAQPTRISPEMADKSQKQAYKVVENVQVKLKDLYLHVDFVILDTGEDTNDSIILGRPFTATIRALIDVERGELVLRMHEDYLMFKIFKPQPLSDKRGTSM, encoded by the exons ATGATAGGCAAGGAGGCCGAGCCTAGAGAGATGCATGCTGCTGAAAAATTGAAGGAGCAAAAGGCGCAAGAGGAGACTGGAAGTACAATGTTGCACGCCCCAATGGTGGCAAAGGAGCCTGAA ATGCCTCCCTACATGGCCTGTTTGAAAAGCATACTCTCTGAGAAGACAGGCTTAAAGGGAGATAAAACTGTGGTGCTGACCAAGGAGTGTAGTGCACTAGTGCAGAAAAGGCTACCCACGAAGATGCCAGATCCCGAAagcttcctaattccctgtacTATTGGGACTATCACATTTGAGAAGGTattatgtgaccttggatcaagCATAAATATGATACCTCTCTCAGTGATGAAGAAGCTGGGGATACAAGAGGCGCAGCCCACAAGAATCTCAccggagatggcagacaagtcccaAAAGCAGGCATACAAAGTGGTGGAAAATGTCCAAGTAAAGTTGAAAGACCTTTACCTCCATGTAGATTTTGTGATACTTGATACGGGAGAGGACACTAAtgactccatcatcctaggaaggccattcaCAGCCACTATAAGAGCCCTCATTGATGTAGAGAGAGGAGAATTAGTCTTGAGGATGCATGAGGACTATTTGATGTTCAAGATTTTTAAACCTCAACCACTCTCTGACAAAAGAGGTACTAGCATGTAA